A window from Exiguobacterium marinum DSM 16307 encodes these proteins:
- a CDS encoding MBL fold metallo-hydrolase, with amino-acid sequence MKKTMLLSLVGMAAVTGTILTQYKPLGRKPKSLQSPNRVNGAFRNQYETPMNFSAEDMVSMARDYRDVTSLRKPTERLPIVPIDFEETTGSSFTRIYWLGHSALMVQMDGKTMLVDPMFGRSPSPLPFAKNERFSEDLPFDLEDLPEIDVVLLTHDHYDHLDYGTILALKDKVALFIVPLGVGSHLKRWGVGAERIVERDWNESYTFGNWTFVCTPARHFSGRSLTDRNSTLWASWVVLGEADRLFFSGDSGYAPHFKQIGEQYGPFDFAALECGQYDVRWPDVHMQPEETAQAFHDLRADQMMPIHWGAFTLSFHDWFDPAEQMASLLPKEVVLTPKIGERITLDGRNDTTTWWRELQDANKR; translated from the coding sequence ATGAAAAAGACGATGTTGCTCTCATTGGTCGGAATGGCGGCTGTCACTGGTACGATTCTGACGCAGTACAAACCACTCGGACGAAAACCGAAATCACTTCAATCCCCGAACCGGGTCAACGGAGCGTTCCGTAATCAATACGAGACGCCGATGAACTTTTCCGCAGAGGACATGGTATCGATGGCGCGCGACTATCGTGACGTGACCTCACTGCGCAAGCCGACTGAACGTTTACCGATCGTGCCCATCGATTTCGAGGAGACGACGGGCTCAAGCTTCACGAGAATCTACTGGCTCGGTCATTCGGCCCTCATGGTGCAAATGGATGGGAAGACGATGCTTGTCGACCCGATGTTTGGACGAAGCCCATCCCCGCTTCCGTTTGCGAAAAATGAACGCTTCAGCGAAGACTTGCCGTTCGACCTCGAGGATTTGCCTGAGATCGACGTCGTCTTATTGACGCATGACCATTACGACCATCTAGACTATGGAACGATCCTTGCCCTCAAAGACAAGGTCGCCTTGTTCATCGTGCCGCTCGGTGTAGGAAGTCATTTGAAACGATGGGGTGTCGGTGCAGAGAGAATCGTGGAGCGAGATTGGAACGAGTCTTACACGTTCGGGAATTGGACGTTTGTCTGCACACCTGCACGTCACTTCTCCGGTCGTTCGTTGACGGACCGAAACAGTACGCTCTGGGCATCATGGGTCGTTCTCGGCGAGGCGGACCGTCTCTTCTTCAGCGGAGACAGCGGCTATGCTCCTCACTTTAAACAGATTGGTGAACAGTACGGACCGTTTGATTTCGCCGCTCTCGAATGCGGGCAATATGACGTGCGCTGGCCGGACGTCCATATGCAGCCAGAAGAGACGGCGCAAGCGTTTCATGATCTACGTGCCGACCAAATGATGCCGATCCATTGGGGTGCGTTCACACTGTCGTTCCACGATTGGTTCGACCCGGCAGAACAAATGGCATCGCTATTACCGAAAGAAGTCGTCCTCACTCCGAAGATTGGTGAGCGCATCACGCTCGACGGTCGAAATGATACGACGACGTGGTGGCGAGAGCTCCAAGACGCAAACAAGCGATGA
- a CDS encoding disulfide oxidoreductase — protein MKSFHEKYGLYLAWLVSLTATLGSLYFSEIREFVPCELCWIQRIFMYPLTIILGIAVFTDDRTVRKYVLPLTIIGGFVSLYHYLVQKVPGFAEIQPCAQGVPCSGQYINWLGFITIPFLALTAFTFITILMWNVKKR, from the coding sequence ATGAAGTCATTTCACGAAAAATATGGCTTGTATCTCGCTTGGCTCGTCTCTTTGACGGCGACGCTCGGCAGTCTCTACTTCAGTGAGATCCGGGAATTCGTGCCATGTGAGCTATGTTGGATTCAACGTATTTTTATGTATCCGCTGACGATCATCCTAGGGATTGCCGTCTTCACGGACGATCGGACGGTGCGGAAATATGTGTTACCGCTTACTATCATAGGTGGTTTCGTTTCACTTTACCATTACTTGGTACAAAAAGTGCCGGGCTTTGCAGAAATTCAACCTTGTGCACAAGGGGTTCCGTGTAGCGGTCAATATATCAACTGGCTCGGGTTCATCACGATTCCGTTCCTAGCGTTGACAGCTTTCACGTTCATCACAATCTTGATGTGGAATGTCAAAAAGAGATAA
- a CDS encoding Crp/Fnr family transcriptional regulator has protein sequence MKDVLIQYMKRFTDMSDEECERLTADVPITTFPKGTILLHQGDVPTKCYFVLSGCIRQYKVDEEGNEHTVDFITEEQSITILTKHQSDGRSPYSLSCLEECCLVVGDLATEQQQYEMNPIFEAMTRDMIEEDMGTMRDEFAEFMSSSPEERYQALMEKRPDLVHRVPQYQLASYLGITPESLSRIKKRAMRHLRIVE, from the coding sequence GTGAAAGACGTCCTGATTCAATATATGAAGCGATTTACGGATATGAGTGACGAAGAGTGTGAACGGTTGACAGCCGATGTACCGATTACCACATTTCCGAAAGGTACGATTTTATTACATCAAGGAGACGTCCCGACTAAATGCTATTTCGTACTGAGTGGCTGCATTCGTCAATATAAGGTCGACGAAGAAGGGAACGAGCATACCGTCGATTTCATCACGGAAGAACAGAGCATCACCATATTGACGAAACATCAATCGGACGGACGGTCACCGTATTCATTATCGTGTCTGGAGGAATGTTGTCTCGTCGTCGGTGATCTTGCGACGGAGCAACAACAATACGAGATGAATCCTATCTTTGAGGCGATGACACGTGACATGATTGAAGAGGACATGGGGACGATGCGAGATGAGTTCGCTGAGTTCATGTCTTCTTCACCTGAAGAGAGATATCAGGCATTGATGGAGAAGAGACCTGACTTGGTTCATCGCGTCCCTCAATATCAACTCGCGAGTTACCTTGGCATCACCCCGGAATCACTTAGTCGAATCAAGAAGCGGGCGATGCGTCACCTTCGGATTGTCGAGTGA
- a CDS encoding diguanylate cyclase domain-containing protein yields MIKSFTMRLGLILALSIATLVFILTIALTSLISHRASDSLEQEIGERLSTTSHQLADKLDFYMWSRYQEVQLLQGLDLEEPEETRRLLNQVQSNIPAFSWMGVTDADGTVVASTNGILEEASIAERPVYLEAQVAPFIGDVHEAVLLAELLPNPTGEPLQFVDISVPLFQDGTFQGVLATHLSWAWGKEVLEHFNRTLHEQVDDTDLFVVSERDNVILLGPDDMVGKPLPVSFTEGATVKKWEDGQDYLTGMSIGEGYDEYPGLGWRVVVRQPAAVAFAPVETLETSILWIGLFASLVTAVLGWLLASIVTRPLKRITETASLMEQGKANKFPHQSGIEEIESLAFALESLVTSLTESESERVHFEKLANRDALTGLSNRVALREQLNRLYNSEETHVFFYIDLDGFKAVNDTYGHAVGDALLVEISQRLRTLTIDELYPVRLSGDEFFLMFPRRECSVEEIHQIGKSVIDTLSQPVTIDTTFISVGASIGASIWSPPEPPHVAIEQADDALYRSKANGKQQLSFHELFE; encoded by the coding sequence ATGATCAAGTCTTTTACGATGCGCCTCGGTCTCATTTTGGCGCTTAGCATTGCCACGCTTGTCTTTATACTGACGATCGCACTCACATCTCTGATCAGTCACCGGGCGTCTGACTCGCTCGAACAAGAAATCGGGGAAAGACTCTCCACGACCTCGCATCAATTGGCGGACAAACTCGACTTTTATATGTGGTCACGTTATCAAGAAGTTCAACTCTTGCAAGGACTTGATTTAGAGGAGCCGGAGGAAACACGACGACTTCTCAATCAAGTCCAATCGAACATCCCGGCATTCTCATGGATGGGTGTAACGGATGCGGACGGAACCGTCGTCGCCTCGACGAACGGCATATTAGAAGAGGCATCCATCGCCGAACGACCAGTTTATCTCGAAGCGCAAGTTGCCCCCTTTATCGGAGACGTTCACGAGGCGGTCCTCTTAGCTGAATTATTGCCGAATCCGACGGGGGAACCGCTCCAATTCGTCGATATCAGTGTCCCGTTATTTCAAGACGGGACGTTTCAAGGGGTGCTTGCCACTCATTTGAGCTGGGCTTGGGGAAAAGAAGTGCTCGAACATTTCAATCGGACGCTCCATGAACAAGTCGATGATACGGATTTATTCGTCGTCAGTGAGCGAGACAACGTTATACTCCTCGGCCCAGACGACATGGTCGGAAAACCACTTCCCGTATCGTTTACAGAAGGAGCCACCGTAAAAAAATGGGAAGATGGTCAGGACTATCTGACGGGTATGTCCATCGGAGAAGGGTATGATGAATATCCTGGACTCGGTTGGCGTGTCGTCGTCCGTCAGCCGGCAGCAGTCGCGTTCGCACCGGTCGAGACACTTGAAACGAGCATCCTGTGGATTGGCTTGTTCGCATCTCTTGTGACGGCTGTCCTCGGTTGGCTGCTCGCTTCTATCGTGACGAGACCGTTGAAGCGAATCACCGAAACGGCTTCGCTCATGGAACAAGGGAAAGCCAATAAATTTCCACATCAGTCCGGAATCGAAGAGATTGAGTCGCTCGCATTCGCCTTGGAATCACTCGTCACTTCCCTCACCGAATCAGAGTCGGAACGGGTACACTTTGAGAAACTTGCGAATCGCGATGCGTTGACCGGGCTCTCGAACCGCGTCGCTTTACGGGAACAGTTGAATCGACTATATAATTCAGAAGAGACGCATGTCTTCTTTTATATCGATCTCGACGGGTTCAAGGCGGTGAACGATACATATGGCCATGCGGTCGGGGATGCGTTGTTAGTCGAAATTTCACAACGACTCCGAACACTTACAATCGATGAGTTATACCCGGTCCGATTGAGCGGAGATGAATTTTTCCTCATGTTCCCGAGACGTGAATGTTCGGTTGAAGAAATTCATCAAATCGGTAAATCGGTCATCGACACGCTCTCACAACCGGTGACGATTGACACTACTTTCATCTCTGTTGGGGCAAGTATTGGTGCATCGATTTGGTCGCCACCTGAACCACCACATGTCGCCATCGAACAAGCGGACGACGCTTTGTATCGGTCAAAAGCGAACGGGAAACAACAGCTTTCGTTCCACGAATTGTTCGAATAA
- a CDS encoding DUF6241 domain-containing protein gives MKWRKWFPWMGLVLVVIVVATYAFYQYWMGPNPAELDREQLTEEEYTRALELIDTIKEEDPFGRRQNVTRRINPQETTGLDFDDPKKLNKGNLVEAMHLMTHQKILATEKAGAIPMTHKNLKEVREYLELLHDQNKIKSDDYLQLGGIIERWEKAMFDEIDKEQDVLLEEMYAAIGFSNGLSTRAEEELFILNNFGEEYVYTMDLEPMPEEENEQQDDMITETEE, from the coding sequence ATGAAATGGAGAAAATGGTTTCCTTGGATGGGACTTGTCTTAGTTGTCATTGTCGTTGCTACATATGCATTCTATCAGTATTGGATGGGGCCAAATCCAGCTGAACTAGACCGTGAACAGTTGACGGAAGAAGAATACACTCGTGCACTCGAGTTGATTGATACCATCAAAGAGGAAGACCCATTCGGACGGCGTCAAAACGTCACGCGCCGCATCAACCCGCAAGAAACGACGGGACTCGACTTTGACGACCCCAAAAAATTGAACAAAGGGAATCTCGTCGAAGCAATGCATCTGATGACCCATCAAAAAATATTGGCGACAGAAAAAGCGGGTGCAATCCCGATGACGCATAAAAATCTGAAAGAGGTTCGTGAATATTTGGAGTTGTTGCACGATCAAAATAAAATCAAAAGCGATGACTATCTTCAACTCGGAGGAATCATTGAACGGTGGGAAAAAGCCATGTTTGATGAGATTGACAAAGAACAGGACGTTTTGTTAGAGGAAATGTATGCCGCAATCGGATTTTCGAATGGACTGTCGACACGTGCAGAAGAAGAGTTGTTCATCTTGAATAACTTTGGGGAGGAATACGTGTATACGATGGATTTGGAGCCGATGCCAGAAGAGGAAAATGAGCAGCAGGATGACATGATAACGGAAACTGAAGAGTAA
- the odhB gene encoding 2-oxoglutarate dehydrogenase complex dihydrolipoyllysine-residue succinyltransferase, giving the protein MIEIKVPELAESITEGTVATWLKQPGDQVEKGEAIVELETDKVNIEVPADEAGVLEEQLAGEGNTVQVGEVIARLGSGSGGGTAVATKTKTENAAETKAEAPTEKKTESVEEGKKVEKREEHVASPGKGPIATPAARKLAREKGIDLSAVQTNDPIGRINVHDVSKHEDKPAVKEQKTAAATPAPQPAASGKEEERIKMTRRRQTIANRLVEVQQTAAMLTTFNEIDMSAVMALRKRRQEKFVKDNDVKLGFMSFFTKAAVAALKRMPYLNAEIQGNEIVLKKYYDIGIAVSAPDGLVVPVVREADRKNFGEIEKDILHLADKARNNKLGLSDLTGGTFTITNGGVFGSLLSTPILNGPQVAILGMHSIQLRPVAIDADTMENRPMMYVALSYDHRIVDGREAVTFLKHIKDMIEDPEQLLFEA; this is encoded by the coding sequence GTGATCGAAATCAAAGTACCGGAATTAGCAGAGTCCATTACGGAAGGAACGGTCGCGACATGGCTCAAACAGCCGGGCGACCAAGTTGAAAAAGGGGAAGCCATCGTTGAACTCGAGACAGATAAAGTCAATATCGAAGTCCCGGCTGACGAAGCGGGTGTGTTAGAAGAACAACTTGCCGGAGAAGGGAATACGGTTCAAGTCGGTGAAGTCATCGCACGTCTCGGTTCAGGTTCTGGCGGTGGAACGGCTGTCGCGACGAAGACGAAGACAGAAAACGCGGCAGAAACGAAAGCAGAAGCGCCGACTGAGAAAAAGACAGAGTCTGTCGAAGAAGGCAAGAAAGTCGAGAAGCGTGAAGAGCACGTCGCAAGCCCTGGTAAAGGACCGATCGCGACACCGGCTGCACGTAAGCTTGCTCGTGAGAAAGGCATCGACCTTTCAGCCGTTCAAACGAACGATCCAATTGGGCGCATCAACGTACACGATGTTTCGAAACATGAAGACAAACCAGCTGTGAAAGAACAAAAAACGGCTGCTGCAACACCTGCACCACAACCTGCCGCAAGTGGCAAAGAAGAAGAGCGCATCAAGATGACGCGTCGCCGTCAGACGATCGCGAACCGTCTCGTCGAAGTGCAACAGACGGCAGCGATGCTCACGACGTTCAATGAAATCGATATGTCGGCGGTCATGGCACTTCGTAAACGTCGCCAAGAGAAGTTCGTGAAAGACAACGATGTCAAACTCGGCTTCATGTCATTCTTCACGAAAGCAGCGGTAGCGGCGCTCAAACGGATGCCTTACTTGAACGCTGAAATCCAAGGTAACGAAATCGTCTTGAAGAAATATTACGATATCGGGATTGCCGTATCGGCTCCAGACGGTCTCGTCGTGCCGGTCGTCCGTGAGGCGGACCGTAAAAACTTCGGGGAAATCGAAAAAGACATCCTTCACCTCGCGGATAAAGCGCGTAACAACAAGCTCGGATTAAGTGATCTGACAGGTGGTACGTTCACGATCACAAACGGGGGCGTGTTCGGTTCACTTCTTTCAACGCCAATCTTGAACGGACCGCAAGTCGCCATCCTCGGGATGCACTCGATTCAACTCCGCCCAGTCGCCATCGATGCGGACACGATGGAAAACCGTCCGATGATGTACGTCGCGCTCTCGTATGACCATCGAATTGTTGACGGTCGTGAGGCTGTGACATTCCTCAAACACATTAAAGATATGATTGAAGATCCAGAACAGTTGTTGTTCGAAGCGTAA
- a CDS encoding MFS transporter, which yields MWKNRNVWIILTGEFVAGLGLWLGIIGNLEFMQDRVPSDFVKAVILAIGLLAGVAIGPLAGRLTDQGSKKKIMLISSVVRALSVLFMFVAIETNSVVWMVVFLIILQGSAAFYFPALQAAIPLIVKERELLALNGVHMNVSTLSRVIGTAIAGVLLTLISLRNVYALSLVAYLLLAVATLFLQLDETKTPSAKKLDAKASSGFKDVFPIIKSIPVIFMTLVMTLIPLLFIGGFNLLVINISELQDSTAIKGWIYTAEGLAFMTGAFMIKRIGEKFSAFSILFSFSFLIGVAQLMLYFADIPFMSIAAFVLFGFSVGCFFPTAVTIFQTRMPKEYHGRFFSFRNMLDRIVFQVVLLVTGFFLDLIGLQLMVVLFGISSIAMTAAFLVYTRKHKLHIEEDSTEKMSS from the coding sequence ATGTGGAAAAATCGGAACGTCTGGATCATTCTGACGGGCGAATTCGTCGCCGGTCTCGGTCTATGGCTCGGCATCATCGGGAACTTGGAATTTATGCAAGACCGTGTCCCATCTGACTTTGTGAAGGCGGTCATTCTCGCCATCGGCTTACTCGCCGGGGTCGCCATCGGTCCGCTCGCGGGACGCTTGACCGACCAAGGCTCTAAGAAAAAAATCATGCTCATCTCAAGCGTCGTTCGGGCACTCAGTGTGCTCTTCATGTTCGTTGCCATCGAAACGAATTCGGTCGTGTGGATGGTCGTCTTTTTAATTATCTTACAAGGATCGGCCGCCTTTTACTTCCCTGCCCTGCAGGCAGCGATTCCGCTCATCGTGAAAGAACGGGAACTCCTCGCCTTGAACGGCGTCCATATGAACGTCTCGACGTTGTCACGCGTCATCGGGACGGCGATTGCCGGTGTGTTGTTGACGCTCATCTCACTTCGAAACGTCTATGCACTCTCGCTCGTCGCCTATCTGTTGCTTGCGGTTGCGACGCTGTTCTTACAGCTAGACGAAACGAAGACACCGTCGGCGAAGAAACTGGATGCGAAAGCGTCGAGCGGTTTCAAGGACGTCTTCCCCATCATCAAATCGATCCCAGTCATCTTCATGACCCTCGTCATGACGCTCATCCCGCTCCTCTTTATCGGAGGGTTCAACTTGCTCGTCATCAACATCAGTGAACTGCAAGACTCGACGGCAATTAAAGGGTGGATTTATACGGCTGAGGGACTCGCCTTTATGACAGGTGCCTTCATGATCAAGCGAATCGGAGAAAAATTCTCGGCGTTCTCAATTTTATTCTCGTTCTCGTTTTTGATTGGCGTCGCGCAACTCATGCTTTATTTCGCGGACATCCCGTTCATGTCGATTGCCGCGTTCGTCCTCTTCGGCTTCTCGGTCGGTTGCTTTTTTCCGACGGCTGTCACGATTTTTCAGACACGGATGCCAAAAGAGTATCACGGTCGCTTCTTCTCGTTCCGTAACATGCTCGATCGGATTGTCTTCCAAGTCGTCCTGCTCGTGACAGGGTTCTTCCTCGATTTGATCGGACTTCAGCTCATGGTCGTCTTGTTCGGAATCAGTTCCATCGCCATGACGGCTGCATTTCTTGTGTATACGCGAAAACATAAATTGCATATCGAGGAAGATTCTACAGAAAAAATGTCTTCATAA
- a CDS encoding DUF4386 domain-containing protein produces MTHSPLRSQRRAAFSSGIALVLMALLAFFAQGYVYQSLIIENDPMTTYQNLMSHPTLFRFGIIGWGIIVGLDLIVAYGLYRVFKPLHVTFALLIGALRFVYTLILAFAVLRLVEAERLLDTSASARQMYETVTSFEAIWSFGLIVFGLHLIAIGWMAVRTRLIPRMIGILLLLAGFSYTLVHVLYQFPAVEGMTAMLELFLMLPMFVGELAFAVWLIVKGRTLPIHDLTRQSEGDASPAS; encoded by the coding sequence ATGACACATTCACCTTTACGTTCACAGCGACGTGCCGCATTCTCGTCCGGGATTGCCCTCGTCCTCATGGCACTCCTCGCCTTTTTCGCGCAAGGATATGTCTACCAATCCCTCATAATCGAAAATGATCCGATGACGACGTATCAAAACTTAATGAGTCATCCGACGTTGTTTCGTTTCGGGATCATCGGCTGGGGCATCATTGTCGGGCTAGACCTGATCGTCGCCTACGGACTATACCGTGTCTTCAAACCGCTGCATGTCACATTCGCCCTACTCATCGGAGCACTTCGATTCGTCTATACACTGATTCTCGCGTTTGCCGTTTTGCGACTCGTCGAAGCCGAACGCCTCCTCGATACATCCGCTTCAGCTAGACAAATGTATGAGACGGTCACTTCCTTTGAAGCCATTTGGTCATTCGGCTTGATTGTGTTCGGGCTTCACCTTATCGCAATAGGATGGATGGCAGTGCGGACCCGGCTTATTCCGAGAATGATCGGGATCCTGCTCCTCCTTGCCGGCTTCAGCTATACGCTCGTCCATGTCCTTTATCAATTCCCTGCAGTTGAAGGCATGACGGCAATGCTCGAACTGTTTCTCATGCTCCCAATGTTCGTCGGGGAGTTGGCCTTTGCCGTATGGTTAATTGTGAAAGGAAGAACACTTCCTATTCATGACCTCACTCGACAATCCGAAGGTGACGCATCGCCCGCTTCTTGA
- a CDS encoding DsbA family protein, protein MKKNQWLVVMTIVAVALIAIVFVLLNQDESATVDRGDHVSIEGQPTLGDPEAKVSIVEFGDYKCPSCKQWGDTIYPQLKADYLDKEDVSFSYINVLFHGQESILASLASESVYEQDPESFWKFHKALYDAQPASQQHDNAWVTVEKLKEIASETASVDLAKLEQDLGEESTVLEKVSKDDGLVKENGVQFTPSIMINGVMLEDPFDYEQIQQLIEQDL, encoded by the coding sequence ATGAAAAAGAATCAATGGTTGGTCGTCATGACCATCGTCGCGGTCGCATTGATTGCAATCGTGTTCGTCTTGCTCAATCAAGATGAGTCGGCAACAGTCGATCGAGGCGATCATGTGTCCATCGAAGGGCAACCGACGCTTGGGGACCCAGAAGCGAAAGTCTCAATCGTCGAGTTCGGAGACTATAAATGCCCATCATGCAAACAGTGGGGCGACACAATTTACCCGCAACTGAAAGCGGATTATCTTGACAAGGAAGACGTCAGCTTCAGCTATATTAACGTCTTGTTCCATGGACAAGAATCAATTTTGGCATCACTCGCTTCCGAATCAGTATACGAGCAAGACCCTGAATCGTTCTGGAAGTTCCATAAAGCGCTCTACGACGCTCAACCGGCTTCTCAGCAACACGACAACGCATGGGTGACCGTCGAGAAGTTGAAGGAGATCGCGAGCGAGACGGCATCGGTCGACTTGGCAAAACTTGAGCAAGACCTTGGAGAAGAATCGACCGTACTCGAAAAAGTCAGCAAGGACGATGGTCTTGTGAAAGAGAACGGTGTGCAATTCACACCGTCAATCATGATCAATGGTGTGATGCTCGAAGACCCGTTCGATTATGAACAAATCCAACAGTTGATCGAGCAGGACCTATAA
- a CDS encoding SCO family protein, with amino-acid sequence MERVKKWWIGSLMTMLIVLAGCGQEIEDPLNWQVESFEYMNQEEEMVSLEDLKGKVWMVDFVFTSCETVCPPMTYNMTKLNEALEEEGVEDVQFVSFSVDPTVDTPQKMKEFMSGYDLVNADWQFLSGYSQDEIETFAQENFKALVRKPEEGTQVDHGTYFYLVDQEGKIMKAYPGFQNVPTEDIINDIKILQKS; translated from the coding sequence TTGGAACGCGTGAAGAAATGGTGGATCGGTAGTTTGATGACGATGCTCATCGTCCTAGCCGGATGTGGACAAGAGATTGAGGACCCGCTCAATTGGCAAGTCGAATCGTTCGAATACATGAACCAAGAAGAAGAAATGGTCAGTCTCGAAGATTTAAAAGGCAAAGTATGGATGGTGGATTTTGTCTTCACGAGCTGTGAGACAGTCTGTCCGCCGATGACGTATAATATGACGAAGCTGAATGAAGCACTCGAGGAGGAGGGCGTCGAAGATGTGCAATTCGTCTCGTTCAGCGTCGACCCGACAGTGGATACTCCACAGAAGATGAAAGAGTTTATGAGTGGATACGACCTTGTGAACGCGGATTGGCAGTTCCTCTCAGGCTACTCGCAAGACGAAATCGAGACGTTCGCTCAAGAGAACTTCAAAGCGCTCGTCCGTAAGCCTGAAGAAGGCACACAAGTCGACCATGGCACGTATTTTTACTTGGTCGATCAGGAAGGTAAGATTATGAAGGCTTATCCCGGGTTCCAAAACGTCCCGACCGAAGACATCATCAACGACATTAAAATCTTGCAAAAGTCTTAA